A genomic segment from Kyrpidia tusciae DSM 2912 encodes:
- the allB gene encoding allantoinase AllB has translation MRDEGDLVIRGGTVVLPEGTRRADLRIRHGTVVAMESQFTQASTLDREIDATGLYIFPGLIDAHVHLNEPGRADWEGFTTGTMSLAAGGVTTFFDMPLNSTPPVTDRARFDQKRKVAEAKSFIDYGLWGGLIPGNTQELTELSQCEAIGFKAFMTDAGTDDFPAVDNDSLWAGMDIAARLGAVVAVHAESSWITRRLTESFLSQGRVSARDYEASRPVVSELEAVERALAIARLTGCRLHVVHASSADVVRRIRAAREAGVDVSVETCPHYLSLTVADLEELGGVAKCAPPLRGRDEVEALWQAVRAGLVDTVGSDHSPCPPSMKEDPEGNLFRVWGGISGAQTALNVLLEEGYHRRGVPLETLTALTATNPAKRFGLYPRKGTIAPGSDADLVLVDLDAPWTLRQEDLYYRHPHSPFIGRTFRGKILATLLRGQPVYVDPSPANPLKGIGAGPFPDKPFGQFIPGKPS, from the coding sequence ATGAGAGATGAAGGTGATTTGGTGATTCGCGGGGGCACTGTGGTTTTGCCGGAGGGCACTCGGCGAGCAGATCTCCGGATTCGACACGGTACTGTGGTCGCTATGGAGAGCCAATTCACTCAGGCGTCCACATTGGACCGGGAAATCGACGCCACAGGATTGTACATTTTCCCTGGACTCATCGACGCCCATGTCCACTTGAACGAACCTGGAAGGGCGGACTGGGAAGGGTTCACGACGGGAACCATGAGCTTGGCAGCCGGTGGGGTGACGACGTTTTTTGACATGCCCCTGAACAGCACCCCGCCCGTGACAGACAGAGCTCGGTTCGATCAAAAACGAAAGGTCGCCGAGGCGAAATCTTTCATCGATTACGGACTGTGGGGAGGGCTCATTCCCGGAAACACACAGGAGTTAACCGAACTCAGCCAGTGCGAGGCAATTGGCTTCAAAGCCTTCATGACCGACGCTGGAACCGACGATTTTCCCGCTGTGGACAACGACTCCCTGTGGGCGGGGATGGACATTGCAGCCCGCCTGGGCGCCGTGGTCGCCGTCCATGCGGAAAGTTCCTGGATCACCCGCCGCCTGACCGAATCTTTTTTGTCCCAAGGGCGGGTTTCAGCCCGGGATTACGAAGCCTCCCGCCCCGTGGTCTCCGAACTGGAAGCTGTCGAACGCGCCCTGGCCATCGCCCGTCTGACCGGGTGCCGCCTGCACGTCGTCCACGCGAGCAGCGCGGATGTGGTCCGCCGGATCCGGGCGGCGCGAGAGGCCGGAGTGGACGTGAGCGTGGAAACCTGCCCCCACTACCTATCCCTGACTGTCGCCGACCTGGAAGAACTCGGCGGCGTGGCCAAATGCGCTCCCCCCTTGCGAGGACGGGACGAAGTGGAAGCTCTCTGGCAGGCCGTCCGGGCGGGGCTGGTGGACACCGTGGGATCGGATCACTCCCCTTGTCCACCTTCCATGAAAGAGGATCCCGAAGGCAACCTTTTTCGCGTCTGGGGCGGCATTTCCGGCGCCCAAACCGCTCTCAACGTACTTCTCGAGGAAGGCTACCACAGGCGCGGAGTCCCCCTCGAGACCCTGACTGCCCTCACCGCCACCAACCCAGCAAAGCGGTTCGGCCTTTATCCCCGGAAAGGCACCATCGCGCCCGGCTCGGACGCCGACCTGGTCCTCGTGGACCTCGACGCGCCGTGGACCCTTCGCCAGGAGGATCTCTATTATCGTCACCCGCACAGCCCTTTTATCGGTCGGACATTTCGAGGAAAGATTCTTG
- a CDS encoding M20/M25/M40 family metallo-hydrolase, whose amino-acid sequence MKLSTREGPNDGHAPGSEADKERMCAWIDAHRHEMVAFLQELIRIPADNPPGDCQRIADWLYRHLQAFPLDDVQLLPVPQERVESVGMVRVANVVARMAFGDGSGPVVGLNAHGDAVAPGLGWTRNPYGGDVVEGAVYGRGAAVSKSDIAVYTYAAAALRIVTAPLSGQVDLVFTFDEEAGGMIGPARLLTEGTIRPDVAITAGFTHSIVNAHGGCLHLEVRLQGRSAHAAEPELGVDALEAMTQVLHELYQYRDRLAERRSKIPGLGSPTLVVGLIRGGINTNVVPDECVIRLDRRLIPEEDGDQVENEIRRLIEEAVSSRPVRVDIQRILYAKPLRPTPPESRFIQTLKKNWMTVMGGREPDIHGVPLYTDARHFAEAGIPVVLFGAGPRTLAEAGGHRADEHVRMDDMVLAAKILTMTLYDLLRKGVGGNER is encoded by the coding sequence ATGAAGCTGTCGACGCGAGAAGGCCCGAATGACGGTCACGCTCCGGGAAGCGAAGCAGACAAAGAGCGAATGTGCGCTTGGATCGACGCCCATCGCCACGAGATGGTGGCATTCTTGCAAGAGTTGATCCGCATCCCGGCGGATAACCCGCCCGGTGATTGTCAAAGGATAGCAGATTGGTTGTACAGGCACCTCCAGGCGTTCCCTCTGGATGACGTTCAGCTTTTGCCCGTACCCCAAGAGCGAGTGGAGAGCGTGGGCATGGTCCGCGTTGCCAACGTGGTGGCCCGCATGGCCTTCGGGGATGGATCCGGGCCCGTGGTCGGCCTTAACGCCCACGGCGATGCCGTGGCACCCGGGCTCGGCTGGACCCGAAATCCTTACGGCGGAGACGTGGTGGAAGGGGCCGTCTATGGCCGGGGGGCGGCTGTTTCAAAATCTGACATCGCCGTGTACACCTATGCGGCCGCCGCTCTCCGCATCGTGACGGCTCCACTTTCCGGACAAGTGGACCTGGTCTTCACCTTTGACGAGGAGGCGGGGGGCATGATAGGGCCAGCCCGCCTGCTCACAGAGGGCACGATTCGCCCGGACGTGGCCATCACGGCGGGATTCACCCACTCCATCGTCAATGCGCACGGGGGCTGTCTTCACCTTGAAGTGCGGTTGCAAGGCCGATCGGCCCATGCCGCCGAGCCCGAGTTGGGTGTGGATGCCCTTGAGGCGATGACGCAGGTGTTGCACGAGCTTTACCAGTATCGCGACCGCTTGGCAGAGCGGCGCTCCAAGATCCCGGGACTTGGGTCCCCGACTCTGGTCGTCGGCCTGATCCGCGGCGGAATCAATACGAATGTGGTTCCGGATGAGTGCGTCATTCGCCTGGATCGCCGCCTCATCCCAGAAGAAGATGGAGATCAAGTGGAAAATGAAATTCGCCGGTTGATCGAAGAGGCCGTGAGCTCCCGGCCCGTCCGAGTGGACATCCAGCGGATTTTATACGCCAAACCGCTGCGTCCAACCCCGCCGGAGTCCCGGTTCATCCAAACCCTCAAAAAGAACTGGATGACCGTCATGGGGGGACGGGAACCGGATATCCACGGGGTGCCTCTTTATACCGACGCCCGGCATTTTGCCGAAGCGGGGATTCCGGTGGTACTCTTCGGAGCGGGCCCGAGGACCCTGGCCGAGGCGGGCGGTCACCGGGCGGATGAACACGTGCGCATGGACGATATGGTCCTAGCCGCCAAAATCCTCACCATGACGTTGTACGATCTTCTTCGGAAAGGAGTCGGCGGGAATGAGAGATGA
- a CDS encoding Zn-dependent hydrolase translates to MFEIPIRMERVLHRLKELAHCSAGKRGVTRLSFTSEFRQAGLLVRRWMKEAGMVVRVDALGNIIGHYPHHRRGGPAFLIGSHLDSVMEGGAFDGTLGVVAALEVVQALSESGVQTALPLEVVVFCDEEGARFHTTLLGSRAMAGTLLGEDLNARDARGITLADALREFGLDPLAFRSAKRDPEQIAGYMELHIEQGPILEDEHLPCGVVSGIAGAVRGRFQVEGLAGHAGTVPMDARRDALVGAAEIILAVDEAARESPSTVATVGNLQVFPGSSNVIPGRVEGTLDVRSLDDEERRRVFRQICQRAEGIAENGSLSFCCEVVLDTPAVECSPRLMAAAAEAITHHGYPPLFIPSGAGHDALAMADLTEVGMIFVRCRGGVSHHPEEYVEPEDIEIGVSVFLEAVLRAMDSHPKAGSTGQTEEAEVP, encoded by the coding sequence ATGTTCGAGATTCCTATCCGGATGGAACGGGTGCTCCACCGGCTCAAAGAACTGGCTCATTGCAGTGCAGGGAAACGAGGGGTTACGCGGTTGTCGTTCACATCCGAATTTCGCCAAGCCGGCCTCTTGGTTCGCAGGTGGATGAAAGAGGCGGGGATGGTGGTCCGAGTCGATGCCCTGGGGAATATCATCGGCCACTATCCCCATCATCGGCGCGGTGGCCCCGCCTTCCTCATCGGATCCCACCTGGATTCTGTGATGGAAGGCGGAGCCTTTGATGGGACGCTGGGGGTGGTGGCGGCCCTGGAGGTCGTCCAGGCGCTGTCCGAATCTGGCGTCCAGACCGCTTTGCCCCTGGAGGTGGTGGTATTTTGCGACGAGGAAGGGGCTCGCTTCCACACCACGCTGCTGGGAAGCCGGGCCATGGCGGGGACTTTGCTGGGAGAGGATCTGAACGCCCGGGATGCCCGGGGCATCACGCTGGCTGACGCCCTTCGCGAATTTGGCCTCGACCCTTTGGCGTTCCGCTCGGCCAAGCGGGATCCGGAACAGATCGCCGGCTACATGGAACTGCACATTGAACAAGGGCCCATCTTGGAAGATGAACATCTTCCGTGTGGAGTCGTCAGCGGCATCGCCGGTGCCGTACGCGGCCGATTCCAGGTTGAAGGTCTGGCCGGTCACGCCGGCACCGTACCCATGGATGCCCGGCGGGATGCTCTGGTCGGGGCGGCAGAAATCATCCTGGCCGTGGATGAGGCCGCCCGAGAGTCCCCCTCCACGGTGGCCACCGTGGGGAATCTCCAGGTCTTTCCGGGATCGAGCAACGTGATTCCCGGCCGTGTCGAGGGAACGCTTGATGTCCGCAGCTTGGACGACGAAGAACGGCGGCGGGTGTTCAGGCAAATTTGCCAAAGAGCAGAGGGTATCGCTGAAAACGGGAGCCTTTCTTTTTGCTGTGAAGTCGTCCTGGACACCCCGGCGGTCGAGTGTTCTCCGCGGCTGATGGCGGCGGCGGCAGAGGCCATAACCCATCATGGTTACCCGCCGCTTTTTATCCCGAGCGGAGCCGGACACGACGCACTGGCCATGGCCGACCTCACCGAAGTCGGGATGATATTCGTTCGCTGCCGCGGCGGCGTCAGTCACCACCCGGAGGAGTACGTGGAACCCGAGGACATCGAGATCGGCGTCTCAGTCTTCCTGGAAGCGGTATTGCGAGCCATGGACAGCCACCCTAAAGCAGGCTCAACGGGACAAACCGAAGAGGCGGAGGTGCCCTGA